The stretch of DNA ATCGAGTGTAGCTTGTCCATGGGATCCAACGTTTTCCCGTGGGGGATGGTCATGTGGAATCGACGTCTTACTGATCTGTACAGGGGGGAGTGAAATGCCCACACTCAAAGGAAGTCAGACTGAGAAGAATGTGCTCACATCGTTTGCCGGCGAGTCACAGGCTCGCAACCGCTACACGTACTTCGCCGGCCAGGCCCGTAAGGAAGGATACGATCAGATTTCCTTTATATTCGAAGAAACGGCAAACCAGGAGAAAGAACATGCCAAGCGCTTCTTCAAGCAGTTGCAGGGTGGAGAAGTTCAGGTTCAATGGAATTTTCCTGCGGGAGTACTTGGAGCGACCGGCGAAAATCTCAAAGAAGCGGCGGCCGGAGAGCAATTCGAGTGGACCGAGCTGTACCCCGGTTATGCCAAAGTCGCCCGGCAAGAGGGATTCGAAACGATCGCCAAACTCTACGAATTTGTTTCCGTTGCGGAAAAGCAGCACGAAAAGAGGTATCTCGGTCTGCTGGCCAACATGACGAACGGAGCCGTGTTCAAGAAACCCCAAAAGGTTGTCTGGCGCTGCCGGAACTGCGGATACTTGCACGAAGGATTGGAAGCACCCGCCATGTGCCCGGCCTGCGAGCATCCTCAAGCGTATTATGAGCTGTTGGGCGAAAACTGGTGAGACCTGGTATCAGGCGGTAGGAATAAAACGAAAAACCGGAGCTACCGGAATGATCCGAGCCGGGCGGCGATAAGAGCGATCGTTTGAAGCGCGGCCATGGCAAGAGCACGGACCATGACGGGACATGACAGGAGGGTATAAGATGGAAGAAAGAACGGGCATTGTAACGATTCGTGGAAATCCTGTAACCCTGGTCGGCAAAGAAATTCGTGTGGGGGATCCGGCTCCGGATTTCGAGGTCATCGGCAACGATCTCAAGCCCGTGAAGTTCTCCACGTATCGAGGGAAAGTAGTCATCATCAGCTCTGTTCCTTCCTTGGACACTCCGGTGTGTGACATGGAGACCCGCAGGTTCAATCAGGAAGCCCCCAAACTCGGCCCGGACGTCGTCATTCTGACCGTTAGCGTGGACTTGCCCTTTGCCCAGAAACGGTGGTGTGGAGCCGCCGGGGTGGAGAACGTGACTACACTGTCCGACCACCGGGAGGCTGCGTTCGGCAAGACCTATGGAGTGCTGATGAAGGAGCCGAGGCTGCTGGCGAGAAGCATTTTTGTCGTTGATCGGGCGGGCGTAGTCCGCTATGTCCAATTGGTCAAAGAGACCAGCCAGGAGCCGGATTACGAAGCCGTGCTAAATGCCGTCAGAAAGATCGCATAAACACGATTTCAAACCCGAAGCGTTCAACGCATCTTGAATACGCCATTGAATTAGGCGGATTTCGTGGCTATGTATCTATCTCAAGCTCATGTCTGCTGTCGGTTCAACCCGTGCGAATTTTGGAAGATGCAACCAACCATGTTCAGTGACGCAATACCAGCGAGGAGGTAAGAAATGCCTGAGAAACTGGCCATCTACAAATGCGAAGTCTGTGGTAACATTGTTGAAGTAGTTCATGCCGGCGATGGTGAACTCGTGTGCTGTGGCCAACCCATGAAGTTATTCAAGGCGAACACTGTGGATGCGGCCAAAGAGAAACATGTTCCGGTAATCGAACAAGTGAAAGACGGCGTCAAGGTTAAGGTAGGCAGCGTTGCACATCCGATGGAGGAGAAGCACTACATCGAGTGGATCGAGGTGGTGGACGGCAAGAACAACGCGTATCGACACTTCCTCGAGCCTGGAACAGCTCCGGAGGCTACCTTCTGCATAAATCCCGCAGGGGTGACCGCGCGCGAATACTGCAATCTCCACGGATTGTGGAAGGCGGAATGAACATGCTCAGCGAGGGAGTACGGGAAGCGCTGAACGGGCAGATCGGATGGGAACTCCATTCAGCCTACCCGGCCGGAGGGAAACGCCGCATCAAACCGGCCGTTTGACGTTCGAGCCGTTCTGCGCTGCACCCTCGGAAAGCCGTTCGTTTACGGCTGACCCGCTTGATTGTAATACTTCCCCTGGTTCCCGCTACGACGGAAACCAGGGGAAGCGTTGTCCGGTAAAGATCTGCTTCCTGCTTTTGCCAGCGCTTTGTAAAGGGTGTGGTGTCTCCTTTTATTAGAGCAGGAAAAGCATTCGTGCAGGTCGCGGCTTGGGAGGCTGCTCGTCTTGCACAGGTTACCGTGAGCTCGAAGCCCCCGTCAGCGCCTTAGATGCTCGCCCAGGAGATTGCCATGGCCAAGCCTGAAGAAATGTATCAATGCCAAACGGTGAATTGCGGGTTCATCTACGATCCGGATAAGGGGGTCAGGAAGAAGAAGATCCCGAAAGGGGTCCGGTTCGAGGACCTTCCGGAGGACGATATCTGTCCGATCTGTGGAGCCGGCAAGAAGAGTTTCCGTCCTCTTGCCGGACCGGGCTCCACCAAAGAGGAAAAGAGATAAGCTGCAAAGGAAGGATGAGCTTCATGAGGAACCTGTCGATCGCCTTTGCCTTGTTATTTCTTTTCGCTGGGCGCGGTCTTGGCGCGGACAAAGAGATCAGCGCCGCCAGCGCAGATTGCTTGTCCTGCCATGCCACTTCCACCCCCGGAATCGTTTCGGATTGGAAACGAAGCAGGCACGCCCTTCTCGCCCCCTCGGAGGCTGTGCGGAAGCCGAATATGGAGAAACGTATGTCCGCCGATACGGTGCCGGAAAGCGTTTACGGAGTTGTCATCGGTTGCGCCGAGTGTCACACCGCGAACTCTAAGCAGCACCAGGACAGCTATCGCCACAACGGTTACGTCATACACACGGTGGTAACGCCAAAGGATTGCGCCATTTGCCATCCCGTGGAAGAAGAACAGTACGGGCAGAACATCATGTCCCACGCCTATGGAAACCTGATGAACAATACCGTCTTCCACGAACTGTCCCAAGACATTAACTCCGTGGTATCCTATGATGGCGCCGGGACGAAGACGATCTCCCCGGACGCCGAAACTCAAGACGACTCGTGTTTGGTTTGCCACGGAACAGTGGTAAAAATGACTGGATTGAAGACCTTGGACACGGTTCAAGGAGAAATGGACCTCCCCGTGTTGTCCGGTTGGCCCAACGTAGGTGTGGGAAGAATCAACCCGGACGGCAGCATCGGTGCGTGTACTCCCTGCCATTCGAGGCATCAGTTTTCCATAGAGCTGGCGCGGAAACCCTACGCCTGTCAGAAGTGTCATGAAGGTCCCGATGTGCCGGTTTACAAGGTCTATTCCGTGAGCAGGCACGGGAACATCTTTGATGCCCTTAACAAGGACTGGGATTTCCGGTCCGTGCCCTGGGTGCTCGGCAAAGACTTTGCTTCGCCCACCTGCGCCGTCTGCCATGTCAGTCTCACCGTGAGCGAAGAGGGCGAAGTGTTAGGCGAACGTACACATAGGATGACCGATCGAAAGGCATGGCGCTTGTTCGGTCTCATCTACGCGCACCCCGAGCCCAAATCCCCGGATACTACGGTGATACGCAATATGGCGGGCCTGCCTTTGCCGACCGAATTCACCGGAGAGCCGGCCTCCGGGTACCTGATCGACGCAGCCGAACAACAAAAACGACGGGAAACCATGCAAAGGGTCTGCCTCGGTTGCCACAGCGCGGGTTGGGTTGCGGGCCATTACAAACGACTCGATCATGCCATCGAGACCAGCAACGAGCTGACCAAAACCGCAACCAAGATCATGATCAAAGCCTGGGACACCGGAGTGGCCAAGGGAATGGCGCAGAACGATTCCATGTTCAACGAGGGGATCGAGAAAGACTGGTCGTCGCAATGGCTTTTTTACGCCAATTCGGTCCGTTTCGCTTCCGCCATGATGGGCGCCGATTACGGTGTTTTTGAAAACGGCCGATGGTTCATGACCAAGAACATTCAGCGATTGGTGGACTGGCTGGACGTGAAATCGAACTCCCGAAGCCCTTCTCCCGGATCCGGGAAAGCACGCCTCGGGGCGCCTAGCCATAAAGAGGAGACAGTAAGTGACTGAGACTACCTGGAAATGTACGAAATGCGGGTATACTCTGAACGCTGCCGAGCCCCCGAAGCAGTGCCCGAGCTGCGATGAAAAATGCGAGTTCGTCGATGTAACCTGCTATATTCCCGAATGTGGGGATACGGGTTCGGATCCCAGGCTGGGAAATCCCTCCTGATTGGATGGATCCGAAAAGAATCAACGAGTTGGTCCCAGGCATACCTGAAAATAGGATACGCTAGGGACGGCGGCCTTTTGACCACCTGTTTCAATCGGCGCCAGGCCGCGAGTCTGAGTTGAAACCAAACGGAAGGCATGCGGTTCAGGGACGGAAGCGGAAACGAGAGACTTCCCCTCTTTCCGAAGCTGTAGTCCCTGGCGTGGAACAAGTCGGGATCGATAAACGAACAAGGAGGGATTCGTGTCCAAGAGAAAATATCGAGTTCGAGCAGAGTGTCCTGCCTGCGCGTGCGGCGACATCTCGTTCTTAGGGCCGGAAAAGCTTCGAGAGAAGTTCATCGGAAAAGAGGAAGAAATCGACATTGTTTGTCCCATGTGCGGGGAAAAGCATAAAGGGAAAATAGAAGAGGTGCCGAACGAATCCTGAAAGGAATCTGTTTCGAATATGGCTCAGGATTATGGACGCCAGGTCGCCAAAAAGATGGAAGCGTGACGGGTCACCGGACCGTTCCCGCGAATCAACTTTTCACTAGAGGAGGATTTATCATGACAACACCGCAACATTGTCCGGGATTCGAGCGAGTCAAACATCTGCAATCTTTTGTCTGTAATTGTCCGAACTGCGGCAGGGAAGCGGAAATCTTTTCAGACGAGTTTGATAAGAAGCACATATGCAGAGGCTGTGGCGCCCCGATCGATTTCACCAAGTGCACGCTGAATGCGGAGGGCGGGATGTCAAGCGCCCGATAGAATCTAGAGAGGAGTCGACGTCTATGGATCGATATGTTTGTCAGGTTTGCGG from Deltaproteobacteria bacterium encodes:
- a CDS encoding desulfoferrodoxin — protein: MPEKLAIYKCEVCGNIVEVVHAGDGELVCCGQPMKLFKANTVDAAKEKHVPVIEQVKDGVKVKVGSVAHPMEEKHYIEWIEVVDGKNNAYRHFLEPGTAPEATFCINPAGVTAREYCNLHGLWKAE
- a CDS encoding rubredoxin, whose translation is MAKPEEMYQCQTVNCGFIYDPDKGVRKKKIPKGVRFEDLPEDDICPICGAGKKSFRPLAGPGSTKEEKR
- the tpx gene encoding thiol peroxidase, giving the protein MEERTGIVTIRGNPVTLVGKEIRVGDPAPDFEVIGNDLKPVKFSTYRGKVVIISSVPSLDTPVCDMETRRFNQEAPKLGPDVVILTVSVDLPFAQKRWCGAAGVENVTTLSDHREAAFGKTYGVLMKEPRLLARSIFVVDRAGVVRYVQLVKETSQEPDYEAVLNAVRKIA
- a CDS encoding hydroxylamine oxidase, with amino-acid sequence MSFMRNLSIAFALLFLFAGRGLGADKEISAASADCLSCHATSTPGIVSDWKRSRHALLAPSEAVRKPNMEKRMSADTVPESVYGVVIGCAECHTANSKQHQDSYRHNGYVIHTVVTPKDCAICHPVEEEQYGQNIMSHAYGNLMNNTVFHELSQDINSVVSYDGAGTKTISPDAETQDDSCLVCHGTVVKMTGLKTLDTVQGEMDLPVLSGWPNVGVGRINPDGSIGACTPCHSRHQFSIELARKPYACQKCHEGPDVPVYKVYSVSRHGNIFDALNKDWDFRSVPWVLGKDFASPTCAVCHVSLTVSEEGEVLGERTHRMTDRKAWRLFGLIYAHPEPKSPDTTVIRNMAGLPLPTEFTGEPASGYLIDAAEQQKRRETMQRVCLGCHSAGWVAGHYKRLDHAIETSNELTKTATKIMIKAWDTGVAKGMAQNDSMFNEGIEKDWSSQWLFYANSVRFASAMMGADYGVFENGRWFMTKNIQRLVDWLDVKSNSRSPSPGSGKARLGAPSHKEETVSD
- a CDS encoding rubrerythrin family protein, whose translation is MPTLKGSQTEKNVLTSFAGESQARNRYTYFAGQARKEGYDQISFIFEETANQEKEHAKRFFKQLQGGEVQVQWNFPAGVLGATGENLKEAAAGEQFEWTELYPGYAKVARQEGFETIAKLYEFVSVAEKQHEKRYLGLLANMTNGAVFKKPQKVVWRCRNCGYLHEGLEAPAMCPACEHPQAYYELLGENW